A window from Dermacentor albipictus isolate Rhodes 1998 colony chromosome 10, USDA_Dalb.pri_finalv2, whole genome shotgun sequence encodes these proteins:
- the LOC139051082 gene encoding uncharacterized protein: MAAMQKVALVFGLLHLTSAYLQRPKITACSGRTSDVVTLRDVTLSNVRVGRTMILSYSMEVKRNLTRRAKMAFTITSGSKKLPCLNSVGSCTYRMCGSTKKADMQIGQPWKNKCPINIGKYRNSLKVPIAFLAWLYITDNKMHFKIEERSFLKRLGCIEFDVNVEKTK; encoded by the exons ATGGCTGCGATGCAGAAGGTGGCTCTGGTGTTTGGTTTGCTGCATCTGACGTCGGCGTACCTTCAACGCCCAAAGATAACTGCGTGTTCTG GGAGGACAAGCGATGTCGTTACCTTGCGTGATGTCACGCTGTCCAACGTCAGGGTCGGCCGTACGATGATCTTGAGCTACAGCATGGAGGTCAAACGGAATCTTACCAGGCGTGCGAAGATGGCATTCACAATCACATCTGGATCAAAGAAACTGCCTTGTTTGAATTCGGTCGGCTCCTG CACCTACAGGATGTGCGGTAGCACTAAGAAAGCCGACATGCAAATTGGCCAGCCCTGGAAGAACAAGTGTCCCATCAACATAGGGAAGTACAGGAACAGCCTGAAAGTACCAATTGCATTCTTGGCGTGGTTGTACATTACG GACAACAAGATGCACTTCAAAATCGAAGAAAGAAGTTTTCTAAAGCGGCTAGGTTGTATAGAATTTGACGTAAATGTCGAAAAAACGAAATGA